A stretch of the Arvicanthis niloticus isolate mArvNil1 chromosome 30, mArvNil1.pat.X, whole genome shotgun sequence genome encodes the following:
- the LOC143440762 gene encoding vomeronasal type-1 receptor 4-like, translating into MKMPSENFAMGIFLFSQITMGMLANSSILFYYVILIFTGKHLMPKDLIIEHLTFANCLSIISKGIPRTLSDLGFKNFLDDIGCKLIMYISRITRGMSLYSMCLLNCFQAIIISINNSRWMKLKYRASKYIGPSCSVSWLVHLFLNIFIPARVLGPIYKKNATNWVSYGYCSLFSSCSVTTVLYMFLLSFFDVLCLSLMACASISMIHILYIHKRQVKHIRSTRHFLKVSPEDRATQTVLLLLCIFVISYSFSSILTVLRTCSEYPVLWGINVFTFIEIFFPIFCPFVLITNMKSSFILLLPCFGKR; encoded by the coding sequence atgaaAATGCCTTCTGAAAACTTTGCAATGGGaattttcctcttctctcagaTTACAATGGGAATGCTTGCCAATTCCTCAATACTATTTTATTATGTCATTTTAATATTCACTGGGAAGCATTTAATGCCCAAAGACCTTATTATAGAGCACTTGACTTTTGCCAACTGCTTGTCTATCATCTCAAAAGGCATTCCACGGACACTGTCAGATTTGGGATTTAAGAATTTTCTGGATGACATCGGGTGTAAACTGATAATGTATATTTCCCGAATAACAAGGGGAATGTCCCTTTATTCAATGTGCCTACTGAATTGTTTCCAAGCAATCATAATTAGCATCAACAACTCCAGGTGGATGAAGCTTAAATACAGAGCAAGCAAGTACATTGGTCCCTCCTGCTCGGTCAGTTGGCTTGTGCACCTGTTTCTAAACATCTTTATTCCAGCAAGAGTATTAGGCCCCATTTACAAGAAAAATGCTACTAACTGGGTGAGTTATGGATACTGCTCATTGTTTTCTTCTTGCAGCGTGACAACTGTACTGTATATGTTCTTACTATCCTTTTTTGATGTCCTGTGTCTGAGTCTCATGGCCTGTGCAAGCATCTCCATGATACATATCCTCTACATACATAAGAGACAAGTCAAGCACATCCGTAGTACTCGGCACTTTCTAAAAGTCTCACCTGAGGACAGAGCCACTCAAACTGTCCTCCTCCTACTGTGCATTTTTGTCATCTCTTACTCATTCTCCTCCATTCTGACTGTCTTAAGGACCTGCTCCGAATATCCAGTGCTCTGGGGaataaatgtatttacatttatagaaatattttttcccaTATTTTGCCCCTTTGTTCTTATCACAAATATGAAGTCTAGTTTTATTCTGCTTTTACCCTGCTTTGGTAAGAGATAA